The region CCTTTCACTGCCAAAACTGGGAGGTCATTCTGAGTGGGAATAAGCTTCAGACTTTTAATCTgtcaaaataaaggaaaacttTCCTTCTTAAAAGCAGCTCAAAGGAGCATCTATGGGTGTGGCCCCAGCTCTCAGCTTCCTCATGCCCCAAAATCAcaccagcacctggagctgggcactgctgcccacCTGAACCATAGCTGTCTGAACAGCAGGGAGGGTAAAAACCACTTCTTGAGGGACATGAGGAATCTCCCAAGAGCTTCAGTGGTTACAGGAAGGCTTTCAGTGTTGGAAAATGGTACTGAAACCCAAAAGCTCCTGAACTGGGTGGGGAAGGTGATCAGGCACTGGTATGTTTTGTTTTAGCTCCCTTTCCACATACCCAGTTACAAACAGATCACAGCTCAGTCTGAGGGGGGCACAGAGTGTTATCAAAGTGTCTGATGGTCTGTGACTTCAAACTTCCACAATGAAATAACTGCAGTCATTGACACCAACACAGGCTCTGGTCACTTCTCTTAATCCAGCCACATTTACCTTGttcttcaagaaaaataaattcacagcCAGCTTTTGCCATCAGTACAtttcataaaaacaaaatataaaggCAGGCAGCAAATGAAGAGATGGGGTAGAATCAATAAGGCTCACAttgtgggtatttttttttcttttaattcacaTTTTGTCATTGGCCCTTTTGAAATAGTCATCTCAAAATAAATGGGGTTTGTGATGAAAAAAAACATGCTTTCAGAAGGGATCTCTACCAACACTTTAAAAGCTGTGTCCCATAAGAATAAACAGCTCCACTTCTGCTCTCTAGTGTGGGAATAGCTGCTCAGAGTGAGCTGTTTGATGGGGGCTGAGACAAGGCTCTTCTATTCCTACTCCAAGCTGTGCTCTTGTCCCTCCTTTCTGCAAGTGGGAactgagcacagctgcagctttccTATAGTCATTGTTCCTTATTGTCTGGCTAACCAGAGATGCCAATTTATTCTCCCCCTGATCAGTTCTCTCCCAGAAGATTGATTTCTAACCTTCAGCACAGCAAGAAGCACAGAAACAAAGTGAGTGGACACAGGTTTTACTGCCTGATGTAGGTGAGGGGTTTGTCAGCCACCAGGACAAGCTCACCAGGCTGACCTGGAAACAGGACTTGGCTTTTGAAGAGCTACAGGACAGCAGAATCCCTGCTTCCTCACTGAAGAGAAGGCATTGCAAGTGTTAAGTCTTCCCAGTCAGTCTTCCTGCTTCCACAGGGAGGGCTGAAACGCTGCAGATTCTCCAAAgagaagtggcagaaggaaaatactttaaagaaaCACTGGCCTAAGATGTGTTTATGTGGAGTGCTGCACCAGTAAGGGCTTGGTTTATCTACTGGCTTTTAGATCTACCTTTCATAAGGGCTCAATGAACACAGGCGGAGGccaaaattgattttaaaaaggttaaaacttaaaaaaagtTGGGAACAATTACAAAAATGTTGCTTAGCAGCAGCCAGCCTCTGACCAGTTCTTTCAGTAatggcattaaaaaaacaacctgaTTAATAGCTCCAGACATTGTGCTAGGCAGAAACCTTTCCTCAGTGGTAACAGCTCCCTTgcaccttcctgctgctccttcactGTCCACTGAGAAAGGCCAGGTGTCCTTTGGTGCATCTGTTGGCATAATGACCTTTTTCACCACACTGGAAGAGAAAGAGACAGGAATTATTGCAGGGATACAGCTCTTTCCCTCCTAGCTGCCTTTATTAAGGCACCCAGCAAGTGCTCCCATTTGGAAGCTTTTCCACACGTGGAAGATGCAGCATTTAGCAGGTGCTGTGAAACAGGGTGTCAGGAGGGACAGGATTTATGGGCTGCTAGCAGGAGTAAAAACTGCTTCTATGCTTGCAGTAACCTGATGCCATGTTATTCTAAGACTGCTCCATGTGATATGCACCATATCCATAGGGACTCTCCTGATCTTCatgaataaacaaagaaaagcacCTCTGAACTTGAGAAAGTCACAGATTCGTGATTTTGCATCTTGAAGCTActcaaacacacagaaatgccAGTGCCTGGTGCAACAGCCTTCTCCAGATCTGTAATTTACTTGCAGATTAAAGAGGCAGCTATTAAACGTTTTCAGTGAAATGGATTCAGCTATTTAACATCCCTCTCCAATCACAGTGACTTTCACCCAAACATGCACCTAAGGCTCAGAGGTGACATGTAAAATGTTGTAACTGTCATGGCAAAAGGGACAGGAAGATTCTTTGTCCTTTTCCAGTGACTGTGGCTTTTGCGGAAAAATAAGGAGATGGAAACTTGTGTCCAAATTTTTCTGGTGCTCCTCAATGAGCAACCAAGGTGAACAACTCATTCCTTGCTTTGACTCCACAGGGTGCATTTACAGCTCAAACACTGAGCAGGCTTTGCAAACTTAATTTGCTACTTTCAATGACCTTCCAGGAGAAGAAAATCTACACCCACCAGTGTAAGCAAGCTAGCTTATGAGACAAAAAATTTCTATTAACTCTTATTTTGAAATGTGCAGCTTGGCAGTCTCCTTCCAGTCTTTGGGGCAGGGTTTTCCTGTTTATTAGCAGACAGCAAAGTCCTACAGAATTTGTCATTGCCACAGCAAGGCAGCGACCTCAGAACTCAAGGCCAATTCCCACAGCTGTATCCAGGCACCACACAGTGTCTACTGAGCAAAGCTCAGAATTCAGAGGACCTTTTTACACtgtgaaaaagcttttctgccttccctcctGAGCCCTCCCCTCTGCATTACCTTGTAGCAGGTGACCTGCTCCAACGGCCGGGGTCCTCTGTTCCCACTGTTGTTATTTTGAGATTGCATGACTCCAATGACTTGGGGTGTCCTCTGTTGGGTAGGAGAAGAGTTCTGACTCGTTAAGTGCATCAAGGATAAAGatctttgtggtttttgttttgttaagaAGGGAAAAGAGCACCCCATATGTCAAATGATCAATTTTCCTCCAAATCTGTGTGTGGgtgctctgccagctggagcagcagaaagaagaaatcaaagcCCAGTGATCCTGTTTTTCTCTGGAAAGCAGAATTGGAGAGTAGGTTCAGGCTGCTAAAATATCATTGCCATCACGGAGGGATGTCACCCTGATTACAAAACCTGGCAGACTGCTGCACAACCACATCTGATGTGTTTCTGTGTGGCGTGGGAGTGTTCTGTGACATGATCTCCATGTGAAGTTGGAACAATTGTGGGGTTTCATCACTACAATGGCACTCAGGGTTGCTCACTGTTTAATTCTCCCTTCCAAACCCCAGAGCCTGGGTGCCCAATTTTGACCACTTGACAACCTAATCTAATTTAAAGCACCGTGGGAGAGCTTTGAGGGTGGCTGTGTGGGGAGGCAGGGAATCTGGGTAccttttgctgtgtttgtgttggCTGAGGCAGTGGTGGTTGCTCTGTGGTTCCCATTGGCAGTTCAAACCGAGGGCTGGTTTAGATGGAAACAAGAACATTGATTCTCAAATCATATGCCAACATTTTATCATCAGCTCAGTCAAGTAActccaaacaacaaaacattcAGCCAGTTAAATCTGGTTCACAGGAAACAGACCTCCCCCTCCCCACTTCTCTTTACATATGTGTTGCATATCCCTCTGCCTTCTGGAATATAAATCCATGTGATTCCACTGCACTGATGGCACCTAATCACCATGCCAGTCTCACTGGGAACTCCCTGGAGAGGCCCTGCCCCATACCACAGATTgctttggattggaagggattCACAGCTCAttcagttccaacccccctgccacaggcaggaacACTTTGaactatcccaggttgctccagctccatctaacctgaccttggacactttcagggatggggcagccacagcttctctgtgccagggcctccccaccctcacaggcaagagtttttttctaattcctaatctaaacctactcactttcagtttgaaaccattcctccttgtcctgtcactacatgcttTTGTAAATACTTTTTCAATCCTCAAATCAGTAAAAATTTGGCCCAACTAAACACTGGCAAATCTCCAAACCATTGGGAAGCACGGGAGCACCCTCATTTGAAATGAACCAGACCTCAAGGGTAACAcaaggctgcagggcaggccTGGAGCATACTCACTGCATGAATTTACAGGCAGGGCCCTCTGGACAGAATCCTACCAGGTAATTCACACAAATGACTCTCCGAGTGTGCCGATGTCTGCACAGGGGACCTGCAACAGCACAAAGCTCAGCAGTTCCcattccaaacatccacatcCCAGCAGATCATGCCAAGATGGAACAGCAACACCCCCCCCTTGGTCTGCAGGCACAGGAACTGTGGCAGGCACATACCGTGTTTGCAGAAGCCTCTGTCATACCAGGGACAGTCTTTGATCTTCGACTCCGGGTCAATGTGCAAGAATGGACATTCCTTGTTACTGCATTCCCCTGTACCAAAGGCAAACACACTTCTCAGTCAATTGTGCAGGTCTGAGATCAAAATGACTCTCAAAACATTACCTGGATCACGTAGCTCCCACAGAGCAGTTACCAACATTTGTAACTTCAGGCACAACACTCTCACTGCCTGCCTTAACCTCCATGAAGAGCTCCAAGGACTCAACCCTGGTCAGCCAAGCTCTACCAGACTGGatgatttatgtttttaaaaacaatggGGGAACTAAATTTGAAAGAGCAGTCGTGgtaacaaaacccaaacacttAGTGTACCAGAAGTGTGGAGAAACTACAAATTGCACACTAACCTCAATCCAAGGAAACCTACAGGACTATAAGTTTCTGGCACCAAGTTGCCCCATTATGTCCAGATCTCCAGAGCTGGAAAGCAAGTGCACAAAAGTTTTGCACACCTATGCCCTCTGCTGCTCATCAGCTCCCCAAAATCACAGTCATGCAAAGACCAGCTGCTCAGCCTACTCATCTCATACCACAAAAAAGAGaattaaggcaaaaaaaaaaaaaaaacagtaaaaagaGCAGTTCCCCCCTCTTCCTGCAAGGGACAAGCAGTCAAGTGAAGACACCTACAATACATCACAAATTTACGTGGATAATAAGGTGAAGCAGATCTGGGAAAATGTCAGCCTAACATCAACCACAGAAGAATGTAATGCCATGAGGAGGAGGATCTTCTTCAGACTCCCacacctgcaggagctgcttaCCAAATTTGGAGTAGAAGTAACACTCAGGCATCTTGGTCATGTCATACTCGTGCAGGAACTCGCACTGGTCTCCCTTTTTGCACAGTCCTCGTAGCCAGTGTTTACAAACAACTGTCTTTTCCCCACTGATGTGTCTGAATGGGCACATGCCTCCTGTGGAAgggtgggagaagggaaaaaaagagcaattaAAGTGTGTCACGCAGGGCAACAGCAATCTCTCTGCAAGAGGGGTTTCAGAAGACAACACCTATGATTTCAGGCTTAGGTGATAATAGCAAAACAGGGAGTTCTAAAACAGATTTGTGATATCCTCTAAGGAgcttcacaacaaagtctccagCTCTTAATCCTGGACACTACAAACCACAGCAACTAAGAGGAGATCCACTGCAAAGTCAGCTTATGGTGAGTTCAAACCTTCCTTTAACAATAGCTTTGTTTATTTATTCCCTTAAAATATAGCTCCCTTAAAAAATACCATTATTTCCCAATTACTGCAGACATTCCAACATCCTTCAGTTTCCTCCTCTATCTAGGTTTTCCCCTCAGCTTTACAAAACAAGAGCACTATAACCAGTGCTGGAAAATCTGTTTTCAGCCCCCATCCTGTGAGAATAATTGCCTTTTCCAATATTCCACACCACTTGCCTTTTCCACATGCCgcctttaaaaaaaactcaCAGACAGCTGCGCCCGATTCTGTGGAGAGAACAAGGAAACATCATTTATTTTATCAAAGCTTCATGGCAACCTTTAGAACATTTCCTGCCCTAGAAAGAAAATCTGATCTCCAACATcaagagaaaagcagcattttggtTTGGGGAATTTGCTTTCCTGCAGGAGTTTCTTGTGAAAGCCTGGCACCCAAAAATATCTGTTTTTTCTTGAGGGACAGCAAGGGGAGTTTGCAGATTTGGAGgtgcttgttttgcttttcagctgtttaagTTCTTGACTGGGTTTTCTCCTGCTGTTAAGTCAGTCctatcacagaatatcctgagttggatGGGACCCAGAGGGATCATCACAGTCCAACTCCTGAACCCGGTATTTATAGTCATGGCATTAGaagttttatatttctttaCCAGAAGTGTCTGAAACAGTATTGGTATGTTATCCCTAGCAGATCCTGACAAAAATGAACATTCAAGGGAGTTAAACACAAGTTTAGTAGCCCTGCCAGAAAAATTCAGCAAACTCTGAGTCTCCTGAGTTAGTGTCAGACTGAAGGAAAGATTTAGAGAGTCAGCCATGGATAAACCTAAAGCAGATGACTCTCCCCATCGAAATACTTCATCTACCAAAAGGGAATGAAGAAGGAAATATAAAATACTGTGCAGGAGAGAGATGTTTATTTACAGTAACATCTCAACTTTACTTTTCCAGCCTGGCTAGCAGTAACTACGAATTTCACTAAGTAGAAAAGACAAACATCTGGGTTATGACAGAAACTTCACGGGGAAAGCAGAAGTTGAGTAGATCTACGGGTAAGACCCGAGGAAGACGCTCAGATCCCTGAAAACCTCCCAggcaccccagcccagccctgcccaccctgctcgGCCCCACGGCCCGGCCCGAGCCCCCCGCGGAGCAGAGCCCACACGCACTGTCCATGCCAGGGAAGGGGAGcggctgtgcccccagctgctgctccacgGCCAGCTCCAGGTCGAACGTGATGTGATCCACGCTGGCGATGAGCTCTTGCATGGTGGCAGCTGGGGGCCGCCGGCAACGGGAAGGTAGGGGCGGAATGGTGGCGGTGTTGgaggcggcgggcgggcgggcccgggcgggcccggcccgccccgctccgctccgcgccggCAGCGCCTGCAGTgaggggaggcggcggcggcagccccgtggccgccccgcgccgcccgcccgcggaATGACGGGACCCACGGCGGGCACGGCCGCCCGGCGGGCAGCGCGCGCGCTCCGGCCAATCAGCGCTCGGGGCGCCCCAGCCCGGCGGGCAGCGCGCGCGCTCCGGCCAATCAGAGACCAGCTGGGACACGCCCCTTCCGTGCGCGCAGGCGCCGTGGGCCAGGGGCGGGGTGAGGAGGGACCGTGTGAGGGCAGGGCCGGCTCCGGGTTTGAtcccgctcccggtgccggtCCCGGTTCTGTTTCCGCTCCGCACCCTCTCGCTTCCGGGACAGCGGCACATCATGGGCTCCCTGCGGCTCCTCGTCCCCCGCTGGTGCCGCTACGCCTCCCCCGCTGGGCTGCGGGCGCGGTGCGCAGCCCCCGGGATGGGACCCGGGCAGGCGCCGCTCCTGTCCCGGCCCCCAGACCAGGGCCTGCTGCCGGGCTGGAGAACGTGCAGCTCCTCCCAGGCCTCCTCCAGACTGCCCGGCAGCGACCCGAAAGACATCAGTGCTAGAAGCTCCGCTGGAGCTGCCGAGGAGCAGAAGGAtgacgatgatgatgatgaaggtGTGGAGTTTGGGACGTTGTCTGATAAATTTTCCTCTAGGAAGTATTACCACAAAACCACAGCACGCTTTCGGGATTTAAAGCTTcgagaagaaggagaagaagaaccAGAAAGAAAACCTCGACGTGGCCCTAAGAATACTCCATACTGGTACTTCCTACGGTGCAAGGCTCTCATCAAAGAGGACAAGGTTTGAGCCCAGCTCTTCTCTTGTTTTTAATAGCACTGATGAAAGATGCAGCTCTGACTTGCTGCGTATCACTTGGTATCTTTACAGAAAGAATTAAGATAAGAATTTCCTGTAGAATCATAATaaaacagtttgggttggaagagaccttaaagacatccagttccaccccttgccatgggcagggacaccttccactatcccaggttgctccaaaccaTGTCCAGcttggccttggacacttgcagggatccaggggcagccacaacaACCTGGGCAACCAATGCCTCACTTCCCTCACAGTAAAGGATTTCTTACcaatatctaacctaaatctCTCCTCTGTCAGCTTAAAACCATCCCCTGTCCTGTTACCACATGCCCTGGTCCAAAGACCCTCTCCAGCCTTATTTTGAGGAGCCCCACACTTTGTAGGACTTGCACTACAATCTGCCCACAGCTGCATTTATTAATACCCATTGTAGTTGATTCTCTTGCTGCCTGttgatggatttttttcatcCTTGTAGCTGGCAGAGGCTCTGGAGCTGTTTGAGGTGCAGATGCTGAAGGAGGAGCGTGTCCAGCCAGAAGAAGGCAATTACACTGTTCTCATTGGTGGCTGTGGCAGGGTTGGATACGTGAAGAAGGCGTTCAGGCTCTACAATGATGTAGGTTTAACTTCTCTCTCAAAGTATTTTCTAAGCTAGAAGTATTTCAAGCATTCAGTCACGTTTGTTTGTCTCCAAAACACCTCTGTGTTAGTGTTGGCaccttcttaaaaaaaaagtttaaaaattcaaGCTGTCCTTTTGTAAAAAAGGCAGTTCAAGtccttcttctcttccttcAGATGAAAAAACGAGGGTTGATGCCCACAGAGGCCACTTACACAGCCCTGTTCAATGCCTGTGCCGAGTCCCCCTGGAAGGACTCGGGGCTGCAGAGCGCCCTGAAGCTgcggcagcagctgcagagcaaaaaCCAGGAGCTGAACCTCATCACCTACCACGCCCTGCTGAAGgtctgtgccctctgctcagACCTCAGGATGTGCTTGGATGTACTCAAGGTAAACTGGTGACTTTTCTCCTGTTAAACCTATTCTGTGCTGTGGTTAAAGCTCCTGGAAGTTGGCACGTTGCATCAGGTTTTGATTTCATTTCCAGCAGAGATGATTACAGATCATGTGTTTCTGTTTAATTGATCCTTATTGTCATACAGTGAAATTGTATGTACCAAATACAATCGGTATTGGTACCAAAGTCTAAACTTAATTACCTAAGAGGAGGCAGTTTTGGCTTTAAAACTGGCTGGGTGTGTCCAAAACTTGTTACATCTATCCCCAGAAGACGAAGGTGGTTTTTGACTTCACCACACAGGGTAACTGGGAAGCTTAatgctctctctgctcttttcAGGAAATTGTGCAGAAGGGCCATGTCCTCACAGCTGAGACCTTCAGCTTCCTCCTCATGAGCTGCATAAAAGACACCGAAAATGGCTTCAGATTTGCCTTGCAGGTTTGTCCTTGTGTTCTGAGGGGAGGGAAAGTGCTGCTGTGTTTAACTCATCACCTGAACACCTGGAAATAGCAGTGGGGTGGTGGAATGGGAGGAGTTCAGCTCCTCCTAGCATGAGTTCTGCAAACCAGACTTTGCTCAGGACATGTCATACATTGTACATTCTGTACGTGCTGTACATTCACTCCTTCTCACACAGATCCCATTAACAGATGTGCTTACAGGCTGTTATTTAATATCCATCTTCCCCTGTTCAGGTTTGGCAGCAGATGAACAAGCTGGGAATCAGGGCTGACAGCCACACCTACAACCTGATGCTGCGTGCAGCCAGAGACTGCGGGATTGGCAATCCCACTGTGGcctccaggctcctgctcagccccccTGAGAGCTCACCTCAGCTAAAGCTGCCACctggcaggaaggaaaaggtgaaaaatCAGAGGAAGAAGGGATCAgagagtgctcctgtccagcTGGATGTGGAAGCTATGGAAAAGCAATTGTTTCAGGAGAGTTCAGTGCAGCCTGAGGAACGGATCCAGCCACAAAATAAAGATGTGGCTGGGGCTGAAGGAGAACCAGCTGCTCCTGACAGCCCCAGAGTCactcacagcagggctggagccttgGTGAGGAGAGCCCAGAGTGAGATGGAACAGGAACAGCCACACCCAATCCAGAAGCTGCCTTTGTGCAACCTGCCCAACTTGTTGGATTCCAGGGTGGCTGACACAGCCGTGGTTTCCTTGGGGACAGTGGCCACACCATCCCACAGACTGGCTCTGATGGGGGATGTGGAGGGATTCTTGAACAAAATGAAAGAGGACAATGCAGAGCCCAACATTAAAACATTCACATTACTGGCTGAGCTGGTGGAACCCCAAAGCCCCTCAGAGTCCTCTCTGCTGGCATTGCTGGATGATCATAAAGTAAAAGTAGATGTGACCTTCTTTAACACTTTAATGAGGAAGAGAAGTAAACTGGGAGACCTGGAGGGAGCAAAGGTGAGAGAAAAACCTCAGAACCAGCCTCATCACCACCTGATGTCTCAGGCTTCTCTTTTGCTGAGACCCATTTCTCTGTCCACAGTAGAAACTGGGATCTCACACCATTTCCCACAAGGTGGTGCTTGGGTTAATTTCTGAGTATTTATGCATTCTGTTCTAGCATGTCCAGCTCCCTGTCTGGAAAGCTACAGTAAGAATTTTTGGGAAGTGATGCCAACACTTGTATCTTGCAGAGCATGCTGCCAGCTCTGGTGAAGAGGGGACTGTCACCTAACCTCCACACATTTTGTAACCTGGCAATTGCCTGCCACAACCAGCAGGATGGACTGCAGCTGCTCTCGGATTTGAAGGTAATCAAAGaaaactgctctgctgcttggGGTCTGGGCTGCAGGAAGAGGCAAAGTGAAGTGTTAATGCTTTTAAAGACCTGATGAGGTTTTTGTGATGAGTGGTTTTGTTCTCTTCACAAAAACATGCaactccagagcagctggagctcaggTGGTCTGTCTTAGcttgtgctggcactgctcaagCTGCTTCACAGGTCCTGTGATGAGAGCTGTAAAAAGTAAAAAGTGCCTCCGTGCCTTTTCCTTCCTGCACTAGTCAGAAGATAACTTGTTTACCCATAGCATTTGCTCTTTCCAGAGGTCTGGAATAACCCCCAACAAGCACATCTACAGCAGCCTGATAGCTGCAGCTGTGAGGCAGCTGGATTACAGTTACCTCACGGAGATCCTGCGGGACATGAGGAACAGGCAGGTGCCTCCCAACGAAGTCATCATCCGGCAGCTGGAGTTTGCAGCACGGTACCCTCCCAAATTTGACAGGGTAAGGAGCCACGACTGGCAGGCTGTGAGGGCATAAATATGATGGTTTAATGTCTGCCTGAGTGTCCTCTGGGTTTGCCTGGTCTGATTGATGATTACTTGATCACTGTTTCTTTGTAGGATCTTGTAGCTCCTGCAGGCTGGTGCTGAAGTGAGCTCTCACCTAACAGAAACTTGTTCTGGTGGGTTTCTCTTTGCAGTACAAGCACAAAAACCCATACCTGGAGAAGATTGATGGTTTCCGTGGCTACTACTACCGCTGGCTAAAGGTGATGGCTGGAGAGGAGACCCCCCACCCCTGGGCCAAGTACAGGACAGCAAAGCCTGGGGGGCAG is a window of Melospiza georgiana isolate bMelGeo1 chromosome 16, bMelGeo1.pri, whole genome shotgun sequence DNA encoding:
- the CPSF4 gene encoding cleavage and polyadenylation specificity factor subunit 4 isoform X1, producing the protein MQELIASVDHITFDLELAVEQQLGAQPLPFPGMDKSGAAVCEFFLKAACGKGGMCPFRHISGEKTVVCKHWLRGLCKKGDQCEFLHEYDMTKMPECYFYSKFGECSNKECPFLHIDPESKIKDCPWYDRGFCKHGPLCRHRHTRRVICVNYLVGFCPEGPACKFMQGHPKSLESCNLKITTVGTEDPGRWSRSPATSVVKKVIMPTDAPKDTWPFSVDSEGAAGRCKGAVTTEERFLPSTMSGAINQVVFLMPLLKELVRGWLLLSNIFVIVPNFF
- the CPSF4 gene encoding cleavage and polyadenylation specificity factor subunit 4 isoform X2 translates to MQELIASVDHITFDLELAVEQQLGAQPLPFPGMDKSGAAVCEFFLKAACGKGGMCPFRHISGEKTVVCKHWLRGLCKKGDQCEFLHEYDMTKMPECYFYSKFGECSNKECPFLHIDPESKIKDCPWYDRGFCKHGPLCRHRHTRRVICVNYLVGFCPEGPACKFMHPRFELPMGTTEQPPLPQPTQTQQKRTPQVIGVMQSQNNNSGNRGPRPLEQVTCYKCGEKGHYANRCTKGHLAFLSGQ
- the PTCD1 gene encoding pentatricopeptide repeat-containing protein 1, mitochondrial, which encodes MGSLRLLVPRWCRYASPAGLRARCAAPGMGPGQAPLLSRPPDQGLLPGWRTCSSSQASSRLPGSDPKDISARSSAGAAEEQKDDDDDDEGVEFGTLSDKFSSRKYYHKTTARFRDLKLREEGEEEPERKPRRGPKNTPYWYFLRCKALIKEDKLAEALELFEVQMLKEERVQPEEGNYTVLIGGCGRVGYVKKAFRLYNDMKKRGLMPTEATYTALFNACAESPWKDSGLQSALKLRQQLQSKNQELNLITYHALLKVCALCSDLRMCLDVLKEIVQKGHVLTAETFSFLLMSCIKDTENGFRFALQVWQQMNKLGIRADSHTYNLMLRAARDCGIGNPTVASRLLLSPPESSPQLKLPPGRKEKVKNQRKKGSESAPVQLDVEAMEKQLFQESSVQPEERIQPQNKDVAGAEGEPAAPDSPRVTHSRAGALVRRAQSEMEQEQPHPIQKLPLCNLPNLLDSRVADTAVVSLGTVATPSHRLALMGDVEGFLNKMKEDNAEPNIKTFTLLAELVEPQSPSESSLLALLDDHKVKVDVTFFNTLMRKRSKLGDLEGAKSMLPALVKRGLSPNLHTFCNLAIACHNQQDGLQLLSDLKRSGITPNKHIYSSLIAAAVRQLDYSYLTEILRDMRNRQVPPNEVIIRQLEFAARYPPKFDRYKHKNPYLEKIDGFRGYYYRWLKVMAGEETPHPWAKYRTAKPGGQDSEAEALQEKGAGC